A genomic segment from Phragmites australis chromosome 6, lpPhrAust1.1, whole genome shotgun sequence encodes:
- the LOC133920834 gene encoding outer envelope pore protein 21, chloroplastic-like isoform X2 has product METSLRLRGGGGLRIHAKEKLPLGYNSLLQAHGEVDTTGGGPGPAPSYLALFVRHFYPQRKRTGAIELAWTILDFRKGQDVRLKLGYELYHKVPYFQLRENNWTLNGYMDGNWNVRFDM; this is encoded by the exons ATGGAGACTTCTCTGCGcctgcgcggcggcggcggcctccgcATCcacgccaaggagaagctcccCCTGGGCTACAACTCGCTCCTCCAG GCTCATGGGGAGGTGGACACCACCGGAGGAGGACCTGGACCTGCCCCGAGTTACCTTGCTCTCTTTGTCAGGCACTTCTACCCCCAG AGGAAGAGAACCGGAGCCATCGAATTGGCCTGGACCATTCTTGACTTTAGGAAAGGTCAAGATGTCAGGCTCAAACTTGGCTACGAATTGTATCACAAG GTGCCTTATTTCCAGCTTAGAGAAAACAATTGGACTCTCAATGGTTATATGGATGGAAACTGGAATGTTAGATTTGACATGTGA
- the LOC133920750 gene encoding callose synthase 3-like: protein MALPLMMEIGLERGFRTALSDFVLMQLQLASVFFTFSLGTKTHYYGTTLLHGGAEYRATGRGFVVFHAKFAENYRLYSRSHFVKGIELMILLIVYEIFGQSYRGAIAYIFITVSMWFMVVTWLFAPFLFNPSGFEWQKIVDDWTDWNKWINNRGGIGVPPEKSWESWWEKEQEPLRHSGKRGIVLEIVLALRFFIYQYGLVYHLNITTHTKSVLVYCLSWVVIFVILLVMKTVSVGRRKFSAEFQLVFRLIKGLIFVTFISIIIILIAIPHMTVQDIFVCILAFMPTGWGLLLTRMLFNQAFSRGLQISRILGGHKKDRAARNKE, encoded by the exons ATGGCGCTGCCTTTGATGATGGAAATTGGTTTAGAGAGAGGATTCAGAACTGCACTGAGTGACTTTGTACTTATGCAGCTGCAGTTAGCATCTGTTTTCTTCACATTCTCTCTTGGGACCAAAACTCACTACTACGGAACCACACTGCTCCATGGAGGAGCTGAATATAGAGCTACTGGGCGCGGATTCGTGGTGTTCCATGCCAAATTTGCCGAGAACTATCGATTATATTCTCGCAGCCATTTTGTCAAGGGTATCGAGCTGATGATTTTGCTTATTGTGTATGAAATATTTGGGCAGTCATACCGAGGAGCTATCGCGTACATTTTCATCACGGTTTCCATGTGGTTTATGGTTGTCACCTGGCTCTTTGCACCATTCCTATTTAATCCTTCTGGGTTCGAGTGGCAGAAAATTGTAGATGACTGGACTGACTGGAATAAGTGGATTAATAACCGTGGGGGTATTGGTGTACCACCAGAGAAAAGTTGGGAATCATGGTGGGAAAAAGAGCAGGAGCCTCTTAGACATTCCGGAAAGCGTGGCATTGTTCTTGAAATAGTGCTTGCATTGCGCTTCTTTATCTACCAATATGGTCTTGTTTATCATTTGAACATCACCACTCACACAAAGAGTGTGTTG GTTTATTGCCTGTCATGGGTCGTCATCTTTGTAATTTTGCTTGTGATGAAG ACGGTATCAGTTGGGAGGCGGAAATTCAGTGCAGAGTTCCAACTTGTCTTCCGGCTGATTAAGGGGCTCATATTCGTAACATTTATCTCCATCATTATAATCTTAATAGCAATCCCCCATATGACAGTTCAGGATATATTTGTTtgcatccttgccttcatgccAACTGGATGGGGTTTGCTTTTG ACCAGGATGCTCTTCAACCAGGCCTTCAGTAGAGGTCTGCAGATCTCGCGTATTCTTGGCGGGCACAAGAAAGACCGGGCAGCACGGAACAAGGAGTAG
- the LOC133920752 gene encoding callose synthase 2-like, producing the protein PNSPSYGAGRGGAAPSSSSKKKKKKKKKQQQQQPPPPPLHSSLRLPHPPPPVRRRTTPRGESHCLLQPRPSLPWRRPRGAGGWRPGTHPPPGGFSAPRPPATSASPSSIVRSSPPRSSRSPPSCVSPTRWRPATHASPTSVSPISLPPWSSGRFYAFEKAHRLDPTSSGRGVRQFKTALLQRLERENDPTLKGRVKQSDARELQSFYQHYYKKYIQALQNAADKADPAQLTKAYQTAAVLFEVLKAVNVSQKIEVDQEFCFFTLLSSHNNCDSHLPLEPTVADSGDTQPTSFVTIGQRVLANPLRVRFHYGHPDIFDRLFHLTRGGVSKASKIINLSEDIFAGFNSTLREGNVTHHEYMQVGKGRDVGLNQISLFEAKIANGNGEQTLSRDVYRLGHRFDFFRMLSCYYTTIGFYFSTMITV; encoded by the exons CCCAACTCCCCCAGCtacggggcggggcggggcggggctgctccttcctcctcttcgaagaagaagaagaagaagaagaagaagcagcagcagcagcagccaccgcctcctccgctTCACTCCTCCCTGCGTCTTCCTCATCCGCCCCCGCCCGTCAG AAGAAGAACAACACCAAGAGGCGAGAGCCACTGCCTGCTGCAGCCCAGACCCAGCCTGCCATGGCGTCGTCCTCGGGGGGCCGGAGGATGGCGCCCGGGGACTCACCCGCCGCCAGGAGGATTCTCCGCACCCAGACCGCCGGCAACCTCGGCGAGTCCATCTTCGATAGTGAGGTCGTCCCCTCCTCGCTCGTCGAGATCGCCCCCATCCTGCGTGTCGCCAACGAGGTGGAGGCCAGCAACCCACGCGTCGCCTACCTCTGTAAGTCCCATCTCCTTGCCTCCTTGGTCATCAGGTCGCTTCTACGCCTTCGAGAAGGCCCATCGCCTCGACCCCACCTCCAGCGGTCGAGGTGTTCGCCAGTTCAAAACCGCGCTCCTGCAGAGGCTGGAAAGGGAAAACGATCCCACGCTCAAGGGAAGGGTCAAGCAGAGTGATGCCAGAGAACTGCAGAGTTTCTACCAGCACTACTACAAGAAATACATCCAAGCACTGCAAAATGCTGCCGATAAAGCGGACCC GGCCCAACTCACTAAAGCGTATCAAACTGCTGCTGTGCTGTTTGAGGTCCTAAAAGCCGTCAATGTCTCGCAGaaaattgaagttgatcaagaG TTTTGTTTCTTCACTCTCCTGTCTTCGCACAACAATTGTGATTCTCACCTCCCACTGGAACCAACTGTTGCAGATTCTGGAGACACACAACCAACGAGTTTTGTGACCATTGGACAACGTGTACTTGCCAATCCTTTGAG AGTTCGATTTCATTATGGGCATCCTGATATCTTTGACCGGCTTTTCCACCTCACAAGGGGTGGTGTAAGCAAAGCTTCTAAGATTATCAATCTTAGCGAGGACATATTTGCAG GATTTAATTCAACATTGCGCGAAGGAAATGTTACACATCATGAATACATGCAAGTTGGCAAGGGAAGAGATGTCGGTCTCAATCAGATTTCATTATTTGAAGCAAAAATAGCAAATGGTAATGGGGAACAGACACTGAGTCGCGATGTCTACCGACTTGGACATCGTTTTGACTTCTTCAGAATGCTATCGTGCTACTATACTACTATTGGTTTTTACTTCAGCACAATG ATTACAGTTTGA
- the LOC133920834 gene encoding outer envelope pore protein 21, chloroplastic-like isoform X1, giving the protein METSLRLRGGGGLRIHAKEKLPLGYNSLLQAHGEVDTTGGGPGPAPSYLALFVRHFYPQISANIGVGVQIHNGHDFTYSLRGKKAIPFTSNGLLGINLKCRLLTDKEFKPRKRTGAIELAWTILDFRKGQDVRLKLGYELYHKVPYFQLRENNWTLNGYMDGNWNVRFDM; this is encoded by the exons ATGGAGACTTCTCTGCGcctgcgcggcggcggcggcctccgcATCcacgccaaggagaagctcccCCTGGGCTACAACTCGCTCCTCCAG GCTCATGGGGAGGTGGACACCACCGGAGGAGGACCTGGACCTGCCCCGAGTTACCTTGCTCTCTTTGTCAGGCACTTCTACCCCCAG ATATCTGCCAACATAGGAGTTGGCGTCCAGATACACAACGGCCATGATTTCACCTACAGTCTTCGCGGGAAGAAGGCCATTCCCTTCACATCAAATGGCTTGCTAGGAATAAACCTCAAATGCCGCCTCCTTACCGACAAAGAATTCAAGCCA AGGAAGAGAACCGGAGCCATCGAATTGGCCTGGACCATTCTTGACTTTAGGAAAGGTCAAGATGTCAGGCTCAAACTTGGCTACGAATTGTATCACAAG GTGCCTTATTTCCAGCTTAGAGAAAACAATTGGACTCTCAATGGTTATATGGATGGAAACTGGAATGTTAGATTTGACATGTGA
- the LOC133920833 gene encoding probable E3 ubiquitin-protein ligase ATL44, whose amino-acid sequence MRTLLSSTASGNLASPSPWSLPPHGQSQSQSAAAVGVAQGQPQEQQEAVSVDSDTVVILASLLCALICVAGLALVARCAWRRHPRSSAGSSNSRSSRWTTAAPKGLSKKAIEALPTVWFGGRQPQEQGRRDEEGLGGECAICLAEFAEGEQLRVLPHCAHGFHVACIDTWLGAHASCPSCRATTIIACSSTRRCRRCGASCELDVDDHASPAAASASSSTTASGDD is encoded by the coding sequence ATGCGGACTCTCCTCAGCTCAACCGCCTCCGGCAACctcgcctccccctccccttgGTCTTTGCCTCCTCATGGCCAATCCCAATCCCAATCAGCTGCTGCAGTTGGGGTGGCCCAAGGCCAACCACAGGAGCAGCAGGAGGCTGTCTCCGTGGACTCCGACACGGTGGTCATCCTCGCCTCCCTTCTCTGCGCCCTCATCTGTGTGGCCGGCCTCGCCCTCGTGGCGCGATGCGCCTGGCGCCGCCACCCACGCAGCAGCGCTGGTAGCAGTAACTCGAGGAGCTCCCGATGGACGACGGCAGCGCCCAAAGGGTTGAGCAAGAAGGCCATCGAGGCGCTCCCCACCGTCTGGTTCGGCGGCAGGCAACCTCAAGAGCAAGGAAGAAGAGATGAAGAAGGGTTGGGCGGTGAGTGCGCCATATGCCTGGCCGAGTTCGCGGAGGGGGAGCAGCTCCGGGTGCTACCGCACTGCGCCCACGGCTTCCACGTGGCCTGCATCGACACCTGGCTGGGCGCCCACGCCAGCTGCCCCTCCTGCCgcgccaccaccatcatcgCCTGCTCATCGACGAGGCGGTGCCGGAGGTGCGGGGCGAGCTGCGAGCTGGACGTGGACGACCATGCTTCTCCTGCTGCTGCGTCCGCTTCTTCTTCTACTACTGCTTCTGGGGACGACTGA